The nucleotide sequence CCCCCCTGCGCGGCGATGTTGTCGCGCACCCAGGCGATGGCCGCCGCCCCATCCTTCAGGAAGTCGGGGAAGCGCGATTGCGGGTAGAGCCGGTAATCCGGCAGCACGGTCACGAAGCCTTGTGCGGCGAAGGCCTGGGCGGCGAAGGCGTAGTCGTCCTTGCTGCCGCTGCTCCACGAGCCGCCGTAGAAGAACACCAGCACCGGCGCCCGCTCCACCGGCACGGTCGGCACGAACACGTCGAGGCGCTGGCGCGGATCGGCGCCGTACGCCGCGTCGCGGACCGCGAGGCGCCCGCCCTTGTCGCGCGGCCCCAGCGCATCGAACAGCGCCAGCGGCGAGCAGCCGCTCAAGCCCAGCGCGGTGAGGCCGAGGCAGACCAGCGAGACGAGGGAGACGAATGCCTTGATCATGTGACTCGTGATTGACGCGGCGGTCGCGGCGGTTTCATGGCCGCATGGTGACGACCTTGGGCGGTGTTGGGAGTTATGTCCTCAGGACGATGCAGGCGCCGCCCACATTGCGGATCTTCTGGCACAGGCCGTCGGCCGCGTTCCGGCTCTCGGCCGGGATGCGCACTCGGTAGAAGGTGCGGGTCCCGCGAAAGCGCAGCCGAGTGCCGATGATCATCGGCCGCACCTCGCCGATCACGCTGGTGTAGCGCGTGCGCGCCCGCTGGAAGCTCGCCAGCGCCAGCGACTTGGAAAAGTTTCCGGCAAGCTGCACGCCCCAGGGCGCGGCCGGTCCGCCCTCGATCGCCAGAGCGAAGCGGTCGCCGCGCGACGGGATGCGCAGTGCCGCGGTGACCTGAAGGCAGGTCTGCGTCTCGGCCTCCGGCGGAGGCGGCTTCGCCTCGGATGTCTCCGCCTTCCCGTCCGGCTTCTTCGCGGCCGGGTCGGGTCCCTCCGGCGTCTCGACGGCGGCGTTCGGGCGCCAATCCTCCGCCGGGCGGCCGGTGATGGCGATGACGTAGGCCCGCGTCTCGGCGGGCAGGCCGCCGCTGCCGGCGAGCCAGGCCGAGACGCGCCCCGGTCCGCCGTTATAGGCCGCCGCCGCGAGCCCGAGATTGCCGAATTGCCGCTTGAGGTCGGCCAGGAAATGCGCGGCGTGCGGGATCGCCTGCTCGGGATCGAAGGGATCGCTGAGGCCGCGGTCCTTGGCCGTGCCGGGCATGAACTGCGCCACTCCTTGCGCCCCGGCCGGGCTCACCACGCCGACGCGGAACGAACTCTCGCGCCAGATCAGCCGGGTCAGGAACGGCACCGGCAAGTGCCGCGCCTTGGCCGAACCCTCGATCAGCCGGCAGAGCGCCTGCTCCACCGTCTCGCTTTCGGGCGAGGGGGCCGCACGAGAGGGACCGGCGCAGGCAACGAGAACGGCCGGCAACAGGGTGAAAGCGAGGCGGTGCACAGCGGCTGATCTAGGGCGCCGGTTTTTCAAAACAAAGCGCGACACGGATCTGGAACTGCCGACTCGATGCAAGGAGGTCCGGCACGGCTCTGCGTGTCTCTCACAAAACGCACGCCGTGCTGTCCGCGCCAGAGCGAGAACGGTCGGTGACCGGGCGTTTTGTGAGGCGCTCTCAAGCGCCGGTTCGGGAACGGGATGGCGGCCCTGCGACGTGGCACGGCGTGCCCTGTCGGCGAGCATCATTGTGCTTTTATCCGTGCTCAGCAAGGCACTGTTACCTTAGGGCTTCTCCAATAGCTAAATTATTGTTCTTGAAACTTCTGTGTATGGCTCAATGCTTGCAAAAGTCGGCCGCCGAGATCCGATTGCAAGAGGAAGACGAGGCTCGAAGAGCGCATCTCGGAAGACCGCCCCCGAGGCGGTCGCCCAAACCGCGTCTCAGGCCCTCACTCGACTCCCTTCGGGGGCCGCCCTCTCCCGCGGAGAGGAGAGGGATGTGCCGCGCCTGGAAGACAATTCGCGTGTGGGAGCCCGCGCGCTATAACCCCCATCCCGCCCCGACACCGGACGGCGGGCCGCTTCTCGCTGCCGGGGTTCGATGTCCGATACGCTGCTGACCGTCGAGGATCTCTCGGTCGCCTTCCGGGGCGGGGCGCGCGAGACGCGGGCGGTGGATCGTGTCAGCTTCACGATCGAGCGGGGCGAGACCCTGGCTCTGGTGGGGGAATCCGGCTCCGGCAAGTCGGTGACGGCGCTTTCGATCCTGCGGCTGCTCGACGGCGCCGCGCATCATCCGGGCGGAAAGATCCTGTTCAAGGGCCGCGATCTCCTGGCGCTGCCCGAGCGGGAGATGCGTGCGGTGCGCGGGGCGGACATCACCATGGTGTTCCAGGAGCCGATGACCTCGCTCAACCCGCTCCACACCATCCAGCGCCAGATCGGCGAGGTGCTGGAGATCCACCGGGGGCTCAAAGGCAAGGCCGCGCGGAGACGAATCCTCGAACTGCTCGACCTCGTCGGCATCCGCGACGCCGAGCGGCGGCTCGGTGCCTATCCGCACGAATTGTCGGGCGGCCAGCGCCAGCGCGTGATGATCGCCATGGCGCTCGCCTGCGAGCCCGACCTACTGGTCGCCGACGAGCCGACCACCGCCCTCGATGTCACCGTGCAGGCGCAGATCCTCGCGCTGCTCGCCGACCTGCAGAAGCGGCTCGGCATGGCGATGCTGTTCATCACCCACGATCTCGGCATCGTGCGGCGCATCGCCAACAGGGTCTGCGTGATGCTTTCCGGCCGGATCGTCGAGGCGGGCCCGGTGGCGCAGGTCTTTACCCGGCCGCAGCACGAATACACCCAGCGGCTTCTCGCCTCCGAGCCCACCGGCCGGGCGAACCCCGTGCCGACGCACGCCGAGGCCTTGGTCGAGGCCGGGCCGCTCAAGGTGTGGTTCCCCCTCAAGGCGGGCGTGCTCCGGCGCACCGTCGGCCACGTCAAGGCGGTCGACGGAGTGCGGCTCGTCGTGCGGGCGGGCGAGACCGTCGGCGTCGTCGGCGAATCCGGCTCGGGCAAGACCACCCTCGGCCTCGCCCTGCTGCGGCTCACCGAATCCGAGGGGCCGATCGTGTTCCTCGGCCAGCGGATCGAGGATCGAGGCCCCCGCACCATGCGGCCCCTGCGCAAGGACATGCAGGTGGTCTTCCAGGATCCCTACGGCTCCCTGTCCCCGCGCATGTCGGTGGGTGACATCGTCGCCGAGGGGCTCGCCGTGCAGGGGCTGGTGCAGGGAAGCGCCGAGCGCCGGGCCCTAGTGGCGAAGGCGCTCACCGATGTCGGGCTCGACCCGGCAGCGATGGACCGCTACCCGCACGAATTCTCCGGCGGCCAGCGCCAGCGCATCGCGATCGCCCGCGCGATCGTTTTGAAGCCCCGTTTCGTTGTCCTCGATGAGCCGACTTCGGCGCTGGACCGCTCGGTGCAGGCGCAGATCGTGACGCTGTTGCGCGATCTCCAGCGCGAGCGCGGCATCGCCTACCTGTTCATCAGCCATGACCTCAAAGTGGTCCGGGCGCTCTCGAACTACGTCATGGTGATGCAGCACGGCCAAGTGGTCGAAGAGGGACCGGCCGAGGCGATCTTCGCCGCGCCGAAGACCGATTATACCCGCACCCTGTTCGCGGCGGCCTTCGAGATGGATGCGGCGACCACCGCCGAGATCGAACCGGCCTGAGCCATGGCCCGCGCGCTCCTCATCGTCCTCGATTCCGTCGGCATCGGCGGCGCCCCCGACGCGGCCCGCTACGGCGATGCCGGCTCCGACACGGTCGGGCACATCGCGGAAGCCTGCGCCGCCGGCCGCGGCGACCGGCCGGGCCTGCGCGCGGGGCCTTTACGCCTGCCGAACCTCGCGGCGTTCGGCCTCGGTCTAGCCTGTGAGGGCGCCACCGGCCGCGTGCCGCCGGGCCTTGCTCCGGAGGCTGAGCCGCAGGCACTGTGGGGGCATGCCGTCGAGACGGCCGCCGGCAAGGATACGCCGTCGGGCCATTGGGAGATCGCGGGCGTGCCGGTGCGGGAGGCCTGGGGCCACTTCCCCGACACGCATCCCGCCTTCCCGGCCGAGCTCACCGCGGCGCTGATCGTGCGGGCGGGGCTGCCCGGCATCCTCGGCGATCGCCACGCCTCGGGCACCGCGATCATCGACGCGTTCGGGGCCGAGCACCTCCGGACGGGCCGGCCGATCTGCTACACCTCCGCCGACAGCGTCTTTCAGATCGCCGCCCACGAGGAAACGTTCGGGCTGGAGCGCCTCTACGAGACCTGCCGCATCGCGCGCGACCTCTGCGATCCCTACCGCGTCGGGCGGGTCATCGCCCGGCCCTTCATCGGCAGCGAGAAAGACGGCTTCCACCGCACCAGCCGCCGCAAGGATTTTTCCGTCGCGCCGCCCGCCGCCACCCTGCTCGATGGTTTGGCGGCGGCCGGCCGTGCCGTGGTGAGCGTCGGCAAGATCGGCGACATCTTCGCCCACCGTGCCACCGGGCGCGAGATCAAGCCGGCCGGCAACGCCGCCTGCCTCGACGCGGCGCTCGACGCCTTCGCCGGCTTGCCGGATGGTGGCTTCGTCTTCCTCAACTTGGTGGATTTCGACACCGAGCACGGCCACCGGCGCGACGTGCCGGGCTACGCCGCTGAGCTGGAGGCGTTCGATGCCCGCATCCCCGAGATCCACGCCGTCCTGAAGTCGGGCGATCTGTGCGTCATCACCGCCGACCACGGCAACGATCCGACCTGGATCGGCACCGAGCACACCCGCGAGCAGGTGCCGGTGCTCGCCTTCGGGCCGGGACTGGCGACGGGCTCGATCGGGCAGCGCGACACCTTCGCGGATATCGGCGCCTCGATGGCGGCGCATCTCGGCCTGTCGCTCTTCGGGGCCGGCCGGGCGTGGTGGTGAGAACGGCCGGGGGGCCAGCGGGAAGCGGAGGCGAAGCCGGAGCGGCGGCGGTGAGGGGGCGGCTTAGGATGAGCCTCCTCCGGCACCGCCGCTCACCTTCGGCTGACGCCTCGCTTTGCCGACGACAAGGTCGGCAAAGCCCTCTCCCCGCATAGTGGGGAGAGGCAGGTGTCAGCGCGAAAACTTCTTGTACTTCAGCTTCTTCGGGATGATCGACTCAAGGCCGAGGCGGCGCTTTTTGTCCGCCTCGTAATCCGAGAAGTTCCCCTCGAACCACTCGACATGGCTGTCGCCCTCGAAAGCGAGGATGTGGGTCGCGATGCGGTTCAGGAACCAGCGATCGTGGCTGATGATGACGGCGCAGCCCGCGTAATCCTCCAGCGCGTCTTCGAGGGCGCGCAGGGTCTCCATGTCGAGGTCGTTGGTCGGCTCGTCGAGCAGCAGCACGTTGGCGCCGCCCTTGAGCGTGCGGGCCAGATGCACGCGGTTGCGCTCGCCGCCCGAGAGGGTACCGACTTTCTTCTGCTGGTCGCCGCCCTTGAAGGCAAAGGCCGCGCAATAGGCGCGCGAATTGATCTCGCGCTTGTTGAAATAGATGATGTCGTTGCCGCCCGACACTTCCTGCCAGACGGTGGCGTTGGGATCGAGCGCGTCGCGCGACTGATCGACGTAGCCGAGCTTGACCGTCTCGCCGACCTCGATCGTGCCGCCGTCGGGCTTCTCCTGGCCGGTGATCATCTTGAACAGGGTGGTCTTGCCGGCGCCGTTCGGGCCGATGACGCCGACGATGCCGCCCGGCGGCAGCTTGAACGAGAGATCCTCGATCAGCAGGCGGTCGCCGAAGGCCTTGTTGAGGTGGCTGAATTCGATGACGTTCTGCCCGAGCCGCTCGTCGATCGGGATGACGATCTGCGCGGCCGCGTCGACCTTGCTGTTCTGCTTGGCGACCAGTTCCTCGTAGCGGGTGATACGCGCCTTCGACTTCGACTGCCGGGCCTTGGGCGAGGCGGCAATCCATTCCTGCTCGCGGGCGATCGAGCGCTGGCGGGCCATGTCCTCGCGGCCCTCCTGCTCAAGCCGCTTCTGCTTCTGCACCAGCCACGCCGAGTAGTTGCCCTCGTAGGGGATGCCCCGGCCGCGATCGAGTTCGAGGATCCAGCCCGTGACGTTGTCGAGGAAGTAGCGGTCGTGGGTCACGATCAGGATCGCGCCCGGATACTGCTTGAGGTGACCCTCCAACCAGTTCACCGTCTCGGCGTCGAGGTGGTTGGTGGGCTCGTCGAGGAGGAGCAGTTCCGGCTCCCACAGCAGCAGCTTGCACAGCGCGACGCGGCGGCGCTCGCCGCCCGAGAGGGTCGCGACCGGCTGCTCGTCGCTCGGGCAGCCGAGCGCTTCCATCGCCTGATCGACCTTGGAATCCAGCTCCCAGAGGTTCTGCGCCTCGATCTGGTCCTGGAGGGCGGTCATCTCGTCCGCCGTCTCCTCGGAATAGTTCATCGCGAGTTCGTTGTAGCGGTCGAGCAGCGCCTGCTTCTCGGCCACGCCCTCCATGACGTTCTCGCGCACCGACTTGTTCGGATCGAGCTGCGGCTCCTGCGGGAGGTAGCCGACGCGCGCGCCCTGCGCGACGAAGCCCTCGCCGGTCCAGTCCTTGTCGATGCCGGCCATGATCTTGAGCAGCGTCGACTTGCCGGCGCCGTTGATGCCGAGCACGCCGATCTTGGCATCGGGGTAGAAGGACAGGTTGACGTTATCGAGAACCTTCTTGCCCCCGACATAGGTCTTGGTCAGACCCCGCATGTGGTAGATGAATTCGCGGGCCATGTGCGTTCGTCCTGCGTGAAGCGTGGGTGCCGGGCTGGCCGGCGGTCGCGGACGCGCGGCCTTTCGCGCGCGGCCGGCCGGACCGAGCGAAAATGCCCGAGCCATGCCGCGTGGGGCGCCGTCCGCTCGCGGATGAAGAATTTCGTGTTCGAGTATCAGGGCGGCCGGGCAGGGGCAAGGCGCTGCCCGGCCGCGGCGAAGGCGCACCGCCGGGCGCCGTCCGGATGTCGGGTCTCCGGGAGGTGGGTGAAAGAGGTTAGGAGAAGGGATTGCGCACCGGCACGGCCGCCTGCGGTTCCTCGGGCACGGACTCGGGCAGATCCTCCGCCTCGAGGGTGGCGACCACCGCGTCGAGCAGGCTCTTCAAGGCCTTCGCGCGCCGCAGGCCGTCCCGGTCGCGGGTGAGATCGAGGCTGCCGTGCAGGGCGATGCGCTGCGTGCCGTTCTCGATCGAGAAGCCGGCGAAGGTCTGGACGCCGGCATCCTCCGCGAAGGGGCGGAAGGGGAGGGCGTCGGCTTTGCGGCGCGGCATCGGGCTCTCCTCAGAAGATCGCGCGCATCAATTCGCGCCAGAGCCGGCGCAGGACATCGATGGCCAGTTGCTTCAGGAAGTCGGCGAAGGAGTCCTGGCCGCCGCGGGAGAATTCCTGCGGTTCGGGCAGCGTCATCGCCCTGGCTTTCGTCGCCTCGGGCAGGGCCGGGAACACATCGAGGCCGGCGATATCCCGCAGGGTGGTGAGCGGGACCGCGCGCCATTCCGCGCCCGCCGCGTTCGGGGCGAGATAGGCCCCCGCCTCGCCGGTGCGCGGGTCGTAGATCGCCTTGAAGAGCTGCGTCGGCACCAGCACCCGCCCCTTGATCGCGCCGACCGAGCGGCCCTCGAAGACCGGGCCGGTCACCACGAAGATCTCGCCGCGCTCGGTGGCGAGTCGGCGCACGCTCTCCTCGATCGCCGCCCACAGGCCGCGGT is from Methylorubrum sp. B1-46 and encodes:
- a CDS encoding lytic transglycosylase domain-containing protein, which codes for MHRLAFTLLPAVLVACAGPSRAAPSPESETVEQALCRLIEGSAKARHLPVPFLTRLIWRESSFRVGVVSPAGAQGVAQFMPGTAKDRGLSDPFDPEQAIPHAAHFLADLKRQFGNLGLAAAAYNGGPGRVSAWLAGSGGLPAETRAYVIAITGRPAEDWRPNAAVETPEGPDPAAKKPDGKAETSEAKPPPPEAETQTCLQVTAALRIPSRGDRFALAIEGGPAAPWGVQLAGNFSKSLALASFQRARTRYTSVIGEVRPMIIGTRLRFRGTRTFYRVRIPAESRNAADGLCQKIRNVGGACIVLRT
- a CDS encoding ABC transporter ATP-binding protein; translated protein: MSDTLLTVEDLSVAFRGGARETRAVDRVSFTIERGETLALVGESGSGKSVTALSILRLLDGAAHHPGGKILFKGRDLLALPEREMRAVRGADITMVFQEPMTSLNPLHTIQRQIGEVLEIHRGLKGKAARRRILELLDLVGIRDAERRLGAYPHELSGGQRQRVMIAMALACEPDLLVADEPTTALDVTVQAQILALLADLQKRLGMAMLFITHDLGIVRRIANRVCVMLSGRIVEAGPVAQVFTRPQHEYTQRLLASEPTGRANPVPTHAEALVEAGPLKVWFPLKAGVLRRTVGHVKAVDGVRLVVRAGETVGVVGESGSGKTTLGLALLRLTESEGPIVFLGQRIEDRGPRTMRPLRKDMQVVFQDPYGSLSPRMSVGDIVAEGLAVQGLVQGSAERRALVAKALTDVGLDPAAMDRYPHEFSGGQRQRIAIARAIVLKPRFVVLDEPTSALDRSVQAQIVTLLRDLQRERGIAYLFISHDLKVVRALSNYVMVMQHGQVVEEGPAEAIFAAPKTDYTRTLFAAAFEMDAATTAEIEPA
- a CDS encoding phosphopentomutase, giving the protein MARALLIVLDSVGIGGAPDAARYGDAGSDTVGHIAEACAAGRGDRPGLRAGPLRLPNLAAFGLGLACEGATGRVPPGLAPEAEPQALWGHAVETAAGKDTPSGHWEIAGVPVREAWGHFPDTHPAFPAELTAALIVRAGLPGILGDRHASGTAIIDAFGAEHLRTGRPICYTSADSVFQIAAHEETFGLERLYETCRIARDLCDPYRVGRVIARPFIGSEKDGFHRTSRRKDFSVAPPAATLLDGLAAAGRAVVSVGKIGDIFAHRATGREIKPAGNAACLDAALDAFAGLPDGGFVFLNLVDFDTEHGHRRDVPGYAAELEAFDARIPEIHAVLKSGDLCVITADHGNDPTWIGTEHTREQVPVLAFGPGLATGSIGQRDTFADIGASMAAHLGLSLFGAGRAWW
- the ettA gene encoding energy-dependent translational throttle protein EttA, coding for MAREFIYHMRGLTKTYVGGKKVLDNVNLSFYPDAKIGVLGINGAGKSTLLKIMAGIDKDWTGEGFVAQGARVGYLPQEPQLDPNKSVRENVMEGVAEKQALLDRYNELAMNYSEETADEMTALQDQIEAQNLWELDSKVDQAMEALGCPSDEQPVATLSGGERRRVALCKLLLWEPELLLLDEPTNHLDAETVNWLEGHLKQYPGAILIVTHDRYFLDNVTGWILELDRGRGIPYEGNYSAWLVQKQKRLEQEGREDMARQRSIAREQEWIAASPKARQSKSKARITRYEELVAKQNSKVDAAAQIVIPIDERLGQNVIEFSHLNKAFGDRLLIEDLSFKLPPGGIVGVIGPNGAGKTTLFKMITGQEKPDGGTIEVGETVKLGYVDQSRDALDPNATVWQEVSGGNDIIYFNKREINSRAYCAAFAFKGGDQQKKVGTLSGGERNRVHLARTLKGGANVLLLDEPTNDLDMETLRALEDALEDYAGCAVIISHDRWFLNRIATHILAFEGDSHVEWFEGNFSDYEADKKRRLGLESIIPKKLKYKKFSR